The Acidimicrobiales bacterium sequence CCCCGGGAATGACACCCGGCCCACCCGTTGCGGGTGGGCCGGATCGATCACTCCGGCGACTGGTCGCTGATCTCCCAGCTGAGGCCGCCGTCGTCGTTGCCCCAGGCCTCCACGATCCAGAGCGAGCCATCACCCTCGAAGTCGATCTTGGCGACCTCGGCGGGGTTGCCCTGGTTGTAGTCCCAGAAGCCGTAGCCCTCGGCGAGCTCCCACTCCTTGACGTAGACGAGGCCGTCGCTCCAGAGCTTGAACTTCACGGCACCCACCTCGGGCACCTCGACCCACTGGTAGACCGGCTCGAAGGGCGGCTCCTCGTCCCAGAAGTGGAGCTCGACCTCACCGAAGTCGTTGATGAGCGCCTTGCCGTACCAGATCCATTCACCGTTGGTGAAGCCGACGTAGACCTTCCAGCCCTCACCCTTGATGATGTCGTAGTCGTAGCCCTCGTTCGGGGAGACGTTGCCGACCCAGAGCGTCTCGCCTTCGCGCTCGACGATGAAGCTGCCCCGGCCGTCGACGACCACCTCGAAGCGGTCGACGACGGGATCCGGCTCCTCGTACTTGACGGTCGTGGTCGTCGTGGTGGTCGTGGTGGTCGTCGTCGGGATCACGAGGTCGTTGACGTCGACCTGGATCTCGTCGCGCACACCCTCGTAGATCTCGATGATCTTGATGACGTCGCCCTTCGTGATCACGATGCGGATGCCGTCGTCGGTCACGTCGATCGAGTGGATCTCCCAGCCGGCCACGAGGTCCGTGTGGAGCAGTTCGAAGCCGCCTTCGTCGACGGCGACCTCGGCCTCTCCGAGAGGACCGAGGCTCAGCACCTTCGTCCGCTCCTCGGCGACGGGCTCGTCGCCGGCATCGCCGTCGTCGTTGCCGTCACCGTCGTCTCCGTCGGCCTCGTCGGCCTCCGGGGCGTCCTGGACGTCGCCGTCGGCATCGCCGATGTCCGGCAGCTCGACGTCCGGCGCGTCGGCCTCGTCGCCGCCGTCGTGGGCGGTCTCGGTCGCGGGCTGGTCCCCCCCGTCGGCGGCCATCGCGACCGCGCCGAGGCCGAGGACCGGCACCATCGCCAGGCAGGCGATCATGCGACGAACGTGACCGACTCGGGCGGCCTTCATGCGGGGCCGGAGGCCCTCGAGGATCTCATCGGTGTGGGGGTTCATCGCGCTGCTTCCTTGCGGCCGGAGACCGCCGGTTCCTGACGGCCGAGCTTTTCGGCCATGCGTGGCTTGAGGGATCGACGGGCTCGGCTCAGATGGAAACGGAACGCGCCGGGCGAGATGCCCATGCGGTTCGCGGCTTCCTCGGTGCTGAACCCGTCGCCGTAGTAGAGATCGACAGCTCTCCGCTGCTGCGGGGGCAGGAGATCGAGGGCGTCGTCGAGTCCGTCGACGCTCGCGATGTCGGCGACGGCCGGGACCGTCATGGGCTCGGACACGAGCTTCGGCAACGCGTTCTCCCGGGTCGTCCGCTGGCGGTGCTGATCGCGCACGACGTTGACCGCCACGCGCCGCACCCATGCGGCCGGTTCCCGGTAGTGCCCGACCCGCCACCACCGCGCATAGGCCCGGACGTACGCCTCCTGGGCGGCGTCGTGGGCATCGTCGGTTCGGGTGCCGTCGAGCTCCAGGCCCCGGACCGTCTGGTCATAGGAGTCCCGGAAGAAGTCGTCGAAGTGTCGGGCCATGCCCTACCTCTCTGCCTGCTGTTGCTGCCGTGCATCGCCGACGCCTCCCACGCATCTCACGTGCGAGCCATCGGTTTTGTTTGGCCACGCACAGAAATTTCCTGAACGCCCGCCTCCATCGGCGCCAGGTCAGGAAAACCAACGAGAAAGTACAGGGGGTCAGACCCCCGTACTTTCTCAGTGGGGGTGCATGCCGCCGTCGGCGACGAGGACCTGGCCGGTCACGTAGGACGCACCGCGGCCGGCGAGGAACAGGGCGGGGCCGACCATCTCGTCGGGCTGGGCCGGACGGCCGAGCAGGGTGCCGGCTCCCATCGCCTCCGGGGCCCCTTCACCGAGGTTCCGGGTCATGTCGGTGTCGACGGGCCCGGGTGCCAGGGCGTTCACCCGAATCCCCTTGCCCGCGAGCTCGCCGGCGAACGAGCGGGTCACCGAGAGCAACGCCGCCTTCATCGCCGCGTACATCGAGACGCCGCGGGCGAACTGGAACGCGCCGACACTGATCACGTTGACCACCGAAGCGTGTTCGGCGGCCTCCAGGTGGGGCACGGCCGCCTGGATCAGCAGGGCCGGTCCCCGCAGGTTCACCTCGAAGGACTTCTGCCAGGTCGCATCGGTCTGCTCGCCGATCGGCGCGGCGAGGGCGTTCGCCGCGTTGTTGATCACGATGTCGACACCACCGAACCGCTCGACCGTTGCCGCCACCAGCCGCTCGGCGCCATCGGCGTCACCCATGTTGAGCGCGATCCCCAGCGCCTGCGCACCCATCGACTCCAGGTGGGCCTGCGTCTCGGCGCAGGCGTCGGCCTTGCGGCTCGCGACGACGACATCGGCGCCGCCGGCGGCCAGCCCCTCCGCGACCGCCCGACCGATGCCACGGGTGCCGCCCGTGACGATGGCGGTCTGCCCGGTGAAGTCGTGAAAAGTCGAGAGCTGATCAGCGTCCATGGGCGGCGACGCTAGCCGGTTGCCCCGGCGAGCTCGACGGCGTGCTCGTAGAGACGTCGGTCGTACTCGGTGTCCGCGTTGATCTGCTCGATCAGCGCGGGCGGGACCGCACTCGCGGGGTCACCGACGTTGGCGTGCGGCACCGCGCGCAACTCGAGGCCCGTCCGTGCGGCGACCCGTTGCACCACCGCAGGCAGATCCGACGTGACACCGACGCAGTCGTAGCGAGCCAGCGTGGCCTTGGCGGCGTCGAGCTCCGCGGGGCCGACCGTCATCGGCCGGGAGATGCCCGTCCGCCAGAACTTCGAGAGGTCAGCGGCGAGCTGGGCGCGCCCGGACTCGTCCATCGCCTCGACGTCGACGGCCCCCGCCGCCGCAAGCTCCCGAGCTTCGGTGTCCGCGAAGAGCTGCGTCTGGTAGTTCGTGAGCCGGCTCCGCCATCCCTCGTCGGCGTAGATCTCCTCGATGTCGTCGGGCGTGTCCGGCGCGTGGCGCACCTGTCGGAGGTGGGAGATCGTGCGAGCCACCGGCTCGCGCAGGACCGTGAGCTTGAACGCATCCGGGGCGACCGCGAATGCGACCCACGCCGGTTGGTGAACGCTGATCAATCGCAGGGCGGCGCGCTCGTCCGCGCCGAGCTCCCGCAGAACGTGGCTGAACGTCTTCGACGCCACCATCGTCTGTTCCCCTTCGTCCCTCGGGAACACCTCCGTCGCCGTGAAACACGACTGCAGCACCCGCCCGATCGACGTTCCGCCGGTCTTCATCACGTGGGTGTAGAAGATCTGGCGGGTCATCCGAGCAGTGTGGCACAGGCCTCAATCGGCCAGAAGTCCGAACAGCAGCTCGAAGAAGTGCTCGCTCGGATAGTGGCTCACGATGTCGATGTTCGGCTCCGCATCCGTGATTCCGAGCTGATCGACGTCCATCACGCCGCGCTGGGGTCCGTCGCCGACCATCACATCGACCCAGAGCCGACGCATCTCGGAGCGGCTGGGATCGATGGCGTGCGCCATCGCGATCGGGTCGGGAAGGTCGTCGCCCTCCAGCCCGTTCGACATGGCGAACTCCCGGACGACGCGGGCGATCTTGACCGCGAAGTCACCCATCGGCGTGCCGAGCGCCTTCATCGCCTCGTGACGCTCGGCGGTGACGACCGCCGACGCGATCGAGATGTCCCACCCGACCAGCTCGAGCGGCAGACCGGAGCGCGCGACGATCTGCGCCGCCTCGGGGTCGGCCCAGAAGTTGTACTCCGCCATCGCCGAGACGTTGCCCGGCCCGTTCACGCCGGTGCCGCCCATGACGACGACGCGGTCGACGGCGTCCACGATCTCGGGTGCACGCATGACCGCGAGGGCGACGTTGGTGAGGGGGCCGAGGGTCACGAGCGTGATCTCACCCGGCGCACCGAGGATGGTGTCGACGAGGACGTCGCATCCCCGCCCCTCCGCCGGCGTGCGACCGGACAACGGCAGGCCACAGTCACCCATCCCGTCGGCGCCGTGCACATACTGCGCGGTCTCCAACGTGCGCATCATCGGCCGCTGGGCGCCTGCGTGGACGGGCACGTCGGCACCGCAGAACTCGACCGTGTAGAGCGCGTTCTGCACGGCCTGGTCCAGCCCGACGTTGCCGCAGGACACGGTGATGGCTTCGACCTGCACATCCGGATGACGCAATGCCATCACCAGCGCGACGGCGTCATCGGAGGCGGTGTCGGTATCGATCAGGAAGCGACGCATCGGGCGAGCCTAGGACGCGAGGCCTGTGGGGGTGAGCCCGAGCCGGAGGGCGAGTTCGTCGAGAAGCTCGTCCATCGTCGGCCAGTCCTCGTCGGGGTGACGCCCGAGAAGGTCGACCATGCCGTGGATCCAGGTGTGGACCTGGGCAGCGACGAAGCGGGCGTCGCGCCGATCGCCGTTGGCGTCGAGCATGGCGGCGACCATCACGACGAGATAGTCGAACGCCGACGTGCCGGCCGTGCGGTCCACCCCGAGATCGATCTTGTTGGAGAAGAGCACCCGGTACTTGCCCGGCTGACGCGACGCGAAGTCGATGTAGGCGGTGCCTGCGGCTCGGAACGCGACGAACGGATCGTCGGAGGACGCACCCGCGTCGACGAGCGCCCGCTCGAATTCGTCCCAGCAGTGGACGACGGCGGCTCTCAGCAGCTCCAGATGGTCGTCGAAGTGGCGGTAGACCGCCGTGGGACTGACGCCGGCGCGGGCTGCGATGGCCCGCAGCGACACCACGTCGCCCTCCTCGGCGAGCAGATCGGCCGCCGCGTCGAGCAGGTCGACCCGCAACCGGGCGCCCTTCCCCTTCGGGTTCCGTGGTCGCGGTCGATCGGTCACGGCGATGAGCGTATCCGGTCCGAGAATCATGGGTTGACATCCGTACATGTACAGTTGTTAACTTACGACATGCCCGCTCTCACCGAAACCCCCGGCACCATCGAACCCGAACGCGACTATGTCGTCGTCGTGACCCGTCTCACGGTGCGCAATCCGATCACCGCGCTCGCCTTTCTCCGCACGGTTCCCGCCGTGCGGCGCCAACTCCGAGCCGCCGACGGCGTGATCCACCACGGGCTGCTCGCCTCACTGCTCCGACTGCAGTTCTCGACCTTCGCCGTGTTCGAGAGTCGGCGTCATCTGACCGCGTTCGTCGGCGCCGGCGCGCACCGCGACGTGATGCGGAGGCTGCGGGGCCGGTTCCGACTCGTCGAAGCCCGGACCGGAGTCCGTCGTGGCGACCGGATCCCGAGGGACTGGCCGGCGATCCACTCGCTGTTGACCGAATCGGATCCTGTGGCCGTGTAACCACTCCCCGTGATAGAACGAGGACGTGTTCACGCGGCTCGGCAACTTCGCGGTGCGTCGTCGCGGCGTCGCTCTGACCCTGACGACGATCGTCCTCGTCATCGCCGCGATGCTCGGTCCGGGGGTGATCGACCGGCTCGCGGGGAGCGGCTTCGACGACCCCGACGCCGACTCCGTCGCCGCGCGCGCCGAACTCGACCGGATCTTCGACACCGGCTTCCCGGATCTCGTCTTCCTGATGGAGACCAACGTCGGCACCCCGAACTCCGGGGTCGTCGACCGGGCGGTCATGCGCGACGCCGGGCTCGCGTTCACCGAGGAGATCGCCGCGATCGACGGTACCGACGACGTCGT is a genomic window containing:
- a CDS encoding sulfotransferase family 2 domain-containing protein; translation: MTRQIFYTHVMKTGGTSIGRVLQSCFTATEVFPRDEGEQTMVASKTFSHVLRELGADERAALRLISVHQPAWVAFAVAPDAFKLTVLREPVARTISHLRQVRHAPDTPDDIEEIYADEGWRSRLTNYQTQLFADTEARELAAAGAVDVEAMDESGRAQLAADLSKFWRTGISRPMTVGPAELDAAKATLARYDCVGVTSDLPAVVQRVAARTGLELRAVPHANVGDPASAVPPALIEQINADTEYDRRLYEHAVELAGATG
- a CDS encoding nucleoside hydrolase; the protein is MRRFLIDTDTASDDAVALVMALRHPDVQVEAITVSCGNVGLDQAVQNALYTVEFCGADVPVHAGAQRPMMRTLETAQYVHGADGMGDCGLPLSGRTPAEGRGCDVLVDTILGAPGEITLVTLGPLTNVALAVMRAPEIVDAVDRVVVMGGTGVNGPGNVSAMAEYNFWADPEAAQIVARSGLPLELVGWDISIASAVVTAERHEAMKALGTPMGDFAVKIARVVREFAMSNGLEGDDLPDPIAMAHAIDPSRSEMRRLWVDVMVGDGPQRGVMDVDQLGITDAEPNIDIVSHYPSEHFFELLFGLLAD
- a CDS encoding SDR family NAD(P)-dependent oxidoreductase; the protein is MDADQLSTFHDFTGQTAIVTGGTRGIGRAVAEGLAAGGADVVVASRKADACAETQAHLESMGAQALGIALNMGDADGAERLVAATVERFGGVDIVINNAANALAAPIGEQTDATWQKSFEVNLRGPALLIQAAVPHLEAAEHASVVNVISVGAFQFARGVSMYAAMKAALLSVTRSFAGELAGKGIRVNALAPGPVDTDMTRNLGEGAPEAMGAGTLLGRPAQPDEMVGPALFLAGRGASYVTGQVLVADGGMHPH
- a CDS encoding TetR/AcrR family transcriptional regulator; translated protein: MTDRPRPRNPKGKGARLRVDLLDAAADLLAEEGDVVSLRAIAARAGVSPTAVYRHFDDHLELLRAAVVHCWDEFERALVDAGASSDDPFVAFRAAGTAYIDFASRQPGKYRVLFSNKIDLGVDRTAGTSAFDYLVVMVAAMLDANGDRRDARFVAAQVHTWIHGMVDLLGRHPDEDWPTMDELLDELALRLGLTPTGLAS
- a CDS encoding sigma-70 family RNA polymerase sigma factor, with product MARHFDDFFRDSYDQTVRGLELDGTRTDDAHDAAQEAYVRAYARWWRVGHYREPAAWVRRVAVNVVRDQHRQRTTRENALPKLVSEPMTVPAVADIASVDGLDDALDLLPPQQRRAVDLYYGDGFSTEEAANRMGISPGAFRFHLSRARRSLKPRMAEKLGRQEPAVSGRKEAAR